The nucleotide sequence GGATACACTagattttgttttattattcGTTCTGCCATGCTGCTGATTTCCCTAGCGATCTCTTAGGAAAAACGTTCCTACTAGCTACAATGTCCCCACACTATACCCCTAAGTCCCTAACatctatcttcttcttcttcttcttcttctgcgttcgtgggctgaaactcccacgtacactcgtgttttttgcacgagtggaattttacgtgtatgaccgtttttttaccccgccatttaggcagccatacgccgttttcggaggaagcatgctgggtatttttgtgtttctataacccaccgaactatgacatggattacaggatattttcgtgcgcacttggtcttgtgcttgcgtgtacacacggggggtgttcggacaccgaggagagtctgcacacaaagttgactctgagaaataaatctctcgccgaacgttgggacgaactcacgctgacagcggccaactggatacaaatccagcgcgctaccaactgagctacatccccgccctgtatCTGAATCCCATTTCCCTTCACAGTCGGCCATACGTCAACAATTATTTTGCATGAGCCCGTCAGTGGGAGAAGGTAACTAGGGCTGATGGGATGTATGTCTACCAAAAGAGTGAGCTTTGTGAGCACATGCGTACTAGATAGACTGTCAGCCAATCAATACTGTGAATCCCCCTACAGGAAGTCCACCTGCAGGGAATCCCACAATAGGGAGTTACTGTAAGGAAGTAGGATACCGCCCGATCTCGTGCCAAGCGCGTGACTGCCGTAACCCGATTTGAGTAAACTTAGCGTTACATCCCCTTCCACAATGGCGGTTCCACAAGAAAATCTGTTATGAAATTCCCGAATTCGCGTGCAGTATGTCGTTATTACGAGTAATTTATTTTAGCtgcgttttttttcatttagttATCGATTTAAACTTTTCTTAAATCAAaattgcaaaccatactcgaatgtTTTAAGAAataagatcgaaaaacatcaaattctaccgatgtcgctaggcatcacgtgactttcagcgagatCGGCGAAACACTTACAGGAACTCCcacctgtgggattccctgtatacagggaatccccctcttttggtcgacatagaccccatcagctagcGTGACTAGGTCAGTGACTTGCCCCGTACGTGCTAGACAGTATCGACGTCTGTCTCAAACAAGCAATTGTTTCCGGAAGATTAGGCCAGAGTAAACGTACGTCTTCATAAATTCTTGATTCGTGGCATTTGTGCTTCAGTCTCACAGGAGAACTTTTTTGACTCCATTCtttactgtttgtctatctgtctgccgtATGTTATACACTAGTGTCTTTTTAAGAAATGGtttcataaataaaatcaaaaacaatATTTGTAAAACATCCGCTCTGCATAGAAAGAAATaggctgttgaatgttggtatgtgtcctcgTGAAGGGATGGGCTTTTCCCATGTCAAAGCATGGCACGATCTGATATGGTGAGCTGAAACGTTTTAAATTACACTGAAAGGACTGAGCCTTTAAAATATGTTTCGCACCACGACAAATCCCCCGTCTTCCGTTCAAGCTCACCCCTTACCATTAACCCATAGATTCTGAGCCTGCCAGACCCCAAATTACTAAAACAAACAATCGAGATTGAATAATGTCGCACTCCAGCTAGCAATCAATTCACAAACCAACATCCGACAGCCCGGTGCCAAGGGGGGCAACCTCTACAGCATCGACCCAGTGATTATTGTTGAATTGAAAGTAGGGGTTCCCCCTAAGGCCACCAACTCTCTCCGGTGCGGCCACCGCATTCAAGAGTGACGGGCCTTGAATGCCGCCATGTTGACTTTCGTCGCTTTCGGCTCCATTAAAGTTTTATGTTCGCCATGCGGTGGTTTTGAATTGTGACGTAGATTCTACATGCACGTGATGGAAATTTTGAAGCTTGTTTTTCGTGAGTGCTCCTAAGGAGGAATTCTGACCTGGGAGAaagctggtggtggtggtggaggtggtggtgatggCGCTTATACAATGTATCAAGTTTTGCTGAAAGTGCAAAGTGGAAATTGTGACGTAGATTCTGCATGCACGTAGTGATGGAAATTTTGAAGCCTGTTTTTCGTGCGTGCTCCTGGGGAGTAATTTTGAGAaagctggtggtggtggtgtcggtGGAGGTGATGGCGGTGGCGCTTATACAATGTATCAAGTTTTGCTGAAAGTGCAAAGTGGAAAATGTAAAATTGAATCTGCATGCACGTGGTGGACATTCTGAAGCtttatgttttttgtgtgtgtaggcgCTCCTTGAGAGGGATTATGAACTTGGAGAAAACTGGTGGTGGTGTCGGTTACGACGGTGGTGCCAAGTACAATGCATTCTGACAGCTTACCTGCTACCTGTGACATTTATGATATACCAACAGATCGAACTTGTAACCTCTACTAGACAAGTTGACTGGAGTGTCCAGGGTAAATGACAAATCAATAAAACACTTTCTGCTAGCGCGCTGTTTTCTTTTGTAATAAATCTACCAGTCAAATTCTGAAATACACGTTTACGTTCGCAGGTGGGCTTGATGGCTagacaaataaagaaataaacgaAGGTGTTAGTCTAATTACGGACCAAAGTCACTGGACAGTTTGGATGGAGCGTTTTTCCAGGAGAAAAGCTGTGGCGGAAGAATGCAGTGTGGCTTCGATGAAGTTTACTCCTCAACCACGGTGTGTatactgattccgttcatacaccggatgtttccgttcgcacgcaggatgtttccgttcatacagcctcatttgCGGCACTTGCTTGGGGAAAGAAAACGTGCCGGTAAGTCGTGTTGGCTGCGTACTTTTGTGATATTGCAAAACTTAGGTGGCTaattggttgggctatgtgAACGATATAGTAATCCTCatgataacacacgcgggccaaACGTGGCAGAATTGCCTGACGAACGAAATCATGGCGTACGAACagaatctgcatgttttcaaaagacaagtgattgtacaaaagccatgggtttctataaacttctgttcaagcgaaatgtcgtaacaggcaatggttttggggatcatgtgcaaatcaggggtccgatttgataacagagcgagaaaaacaagaaaaatgtaaaaaaaatcaggcaattctGCCACGTTTGGGCCGCGTGTGTTATCATGCGgattactagcaccttggtacttattgtacacatagcccaaccaattAGCTACTTAATTCTTGCAATATCACAAAAGTGCACTGCCCACACTACTTACCGCCACGTTTTTTCACCAAGCAAGTGCCAAAAATGGGGCCGTATAAACGGAAGCATCctgcgtacgaacggaaacatccggtgtatgaacggaatcagttgacacaccgtgtcAACTACAACTGTTCTTTGAACGAAGAGAGCTCCATCCGCCCCTTAGCTATCcctctctgtccgtctttctctTTCATACCTAGTAATTGATCTTTGGAGGCACAAAAGAAAGTTCTTGTGAATTATGCACTGGCAAggagggaacacacacacacacacacacacactgggacacacgcacatacacacacacacacacactaacccacaataacacacacacactaacacacacacacacacacacaaacccataacacacacacatacacacacacacacacacacacacacacatacacacacacacactaacccacaataacacacacacacacacacagtcacacactagcccacaataacacacacacacacacacacacacacacacacacacaaccccatgTCCACGGATTCATGTTCGCTACTCCCGGTGAAATCCGAAGAGAAATGAGTGAAGAAACATAACTTTTGATATGCTTATTGTCTTtcacctttctctctgtcatgcCTGTTATTGTGGTCTCATTCTCCTCTTCCGTACTGGTCATCCCAACTGAGTAATCAAGAGTTGAAACACAGGAAAATCATTATCCTTGAGATTGGTTGACTGGCATTTGCACGAGCTAAAGAAGACAAAGCGTTGTTTACCAGACTGAACTTCGATGTTGGGACATCGTCTTGGGAGATTCAAGGTGATGGCTTTTctccttgcttgtttgttgttcctGCACATGTTAATGGCGCGGAACATATTGgccactttttgttttatcataatGTATTATAATAGATCATAATCAATACATCTATCTTTGTTTTCCCCGCAAAGGAATCTCTTTTGTATCTCGGTTGTTCTCAGTTCTGTTGACCTTCAAGTCTAATTCGTGCCAGAAAATGTTCGAAGTGTTCCATATAGGACGccttggcacacacacacacacacacacacacacacacacacacacacacacaaacacacacacacacacacacacacacactcaccaagggcggatccaggatcttAAGGAAGAGGGGGGGCCACCCAAACTTCTCTGCGCAAACTTGAAGGCGGGAAGCGCCTGAATTAAGGGCCCAAAGCGCCCTAtaattgagggcgcgaagcgcccgaacatGCTAGGGGGTTCcgagggcatgccccccccccccccccggaatttgtttttttcaaaggaAGCAAtatgctgcaatctagggccacctaagatcagaaactgtcatttaatcatctctctctctctctctctctctctctctctctctctttccctgaagggggggggggggggggcgggcccCCTTAGCCTCcccctaaatccgccactgcacacacactctcatacacgcacagacatgCAGATACATATACAAAATGGATaccatatttttatttttgtaatgttTGTATACATGAGTAAAATGTGGTCATTAAAGATAGATATTAAGGGAATACATTGTATTTTTCATTTGATATTGATAAGGACGTATTAAATGGACTAGACATCCATGTAACAAATTGGACCCCATAACCTATTTAACAAAGCTGCAGAACGACACACATAAGCTGTAGTACGACAAaccttaataataatactaataataataatacgagaatttataaacCTTAAGCTATCAATACTGTTTTCATATGAGATGAGCCCGACGTTGAGTCTACACGTACACCTATACTGCGTATCAATCTCATAAACGAGTTATACTTAATCCAGGCACGAAACGGGATTGTGTTTCATaccaataacaataacacttgAGAAACATTTAATTGTCCATTAGAATGAGTATATCAAACGGAACATTGTCTTAGCGCATCTAAACAATTCTGTCAGCCATGCTTTAAAAATACAGGTTTAATAAGACACATCAATCGCACATAACGTTCTGTACAACGGAATTGAAATGGATTTGTACAAAACATGTGGATCATTTTACCTGCAGAAAAAAGTGAGCATTGAAACAACAAAACTTCAAGAGAACACAATCGTATAACTCGAGCCAGAAATATTGGCAGCTGTACATTGGTGCATATATACAAAAGGATCCAAAAATAAAGTACATTCAATGATAAAGTCTAATTAGGGTTTTGGGTATTCATATATTTTGCATTTGGTCATAAATGTAAAATTAAAACAGCACTTAAAAATTAGCCTTTGTTGAATTATACCAAAACAAATCGCAAAGTTCTGAAATCGAACAAACACATTCGGAATCTAGGAACTGCTACTAAGAGCTTTGTTTCTTTCATTAATGAGTTTATTGCACCAGTGTACATCACTAACATCTCTCTACTGAATTCGAAACGACAGCAATAAAGGATTTAAATGTGATGCAAtaggtaaaattagaaattaCAACAACCGTCACAAAACTTGCATCATCCGTGCAAAACGGTGGCGCAAGATGCAACCACAACGCAAAGCGAACCAAAGGCGTTTAAAATGGTTTTCTGAGATCTTCACATTGAGAACAAATCTTTGTATGGTAAACCTATAGAAAAGACAGAATACAAAACATTGTATTGCCCAAGCCGGTTGGGAATTCGTCCTGATTTTATCCAAAACCAGCGATACTCCGGAAGTCAATTACTTTCTATCtcctctcagacacacacaatcagaaaaTTACTAATCGTCTAATTTGAACAACTGTAACAGGCGTGTCAAAGTACCCAACTGCACAACTCAAACGCACCCTGAGATCTCGACATTAAGAAAATAATCCTTTAAGAGCACAATCGTCGGCACCAGCGGTTCTGTGAAAGTTTCTGTTGATATGCACGCCATCTAATTAGAAAGGACGCAAATCGGCTCACTAAAAGTGAAAGCCATGTCAATGTAGTCAGATGCACAACTCAAGTGCTATTAAATATACAAATTCGCGCTCTCGAATACATGTTTGTAGATTTTAAAGGCACTCTCGAATTCTTCTCGTGAGAACAGTTCGACACACCATTTCAGGTCTGGAAAAACGTGTTCATGGTTTAAGACCATCCTTcgatttggtcacataccaaaaatcaagacCCTTACATCTTCCTGTGGTGAGTTGGGATTTCTTTTGATGAATTGTTTTGAAAACTACTATTGACTtttcgaaattaattcatacaaaAATTCCAATGGTGAACAGAGAGCTGCTAACAGGCTGTTAATGGTTGGTATGCAGTATtcgaccaagtggagggatgttctttctttactttctttatttggtgtttaacgtcgttttcaaccacgaaggttatatcgcgacggggaaagggggggagatgggatagagccacttgtcaattgtttcttgttcacaaaagcactaatcaaaaatttgctccaggggcttgcaacgtagtacaatatattaccttacttttctttatttggtgtttaacgtcgttttcaaccacgaaggttataccgcgacggggaaagggggggggggggggggggagatgggatagagccacttgttaattgtttcttgttcacaaaagcactaatacaAAATATTGCTCcatggggcttgcaacgtagtacaatatattaccttactgggagaatgcaagtttccagtacaaaggacttaacatttcttacatactgcttgactaaaatctgtacaaaaattgacaatattctatacaagaaacacttaacaagggtaaaaagagaaacagaatccgtttgtcgcctcttacgacatgctggggagcatcgggtaaattcttccccctaacccgcggggggtagtggAGGGATGGGTCTAGATCTACTCCATGAAAAAAACCTGGCCAGATCAGAGATGGTGACTCGAACTGTCTTCACGAGTGTGCCTTAAATCTAATTTTAAAACAagcaaaacagaacacaaaaacGGGAACTTCCTCCGTCCAGTCACATTTGTTAAATACAAAAGACAGTGTACACGCACAAGACATGTCTGAAGTGCTCTTAACAATGCCAATTTTCAACCGACTTACAAAAAGCTTTGCACGAATAAGGTCGGAAGTCCCTGCATTGTGAAGAGCACAGGCGCTAAACCAGCAATGTATTCATCAGACTTCTCTCACTGGCGAGCGCAAACAGTCACACACTACTGTACCCTCCAGTCAGAGAGCGCGTATATAGAAGCAAGTCACTTcaacactgggggggggggggggggggggggattgaacAACTGTTCAACTGGAGTTTTGATTCGGATGCCATACAACAAGAGTTTTAGTTTGTTTGACATGATTATACTGCATAATTATGTATGTCTACGAGCCCTTTCATTCGCATCATATAATGAAGTTCTCATGGGGAGACGTACCCCGATTCTGTCATCAGAAGCAACAGACCCTGAATCATAAAGAGACATTCCCCGATTCATCATAGACATACCCCGATTCATCAGACCCCACAGACTCCTGTCGCAGGGTCGACAACTGTCCATCGGCGTAAGGGACGTAACCAAGTTTCAACAGACTTTCGAGAATTGATACGGAGTTATCGTTCGTAATCTCCACGGATTGAGAAATGCGGTTGCCACTGGCTGCAGATGTGAAACTTGAATTACgagtctcttcttcttcttcttccaattCATGAACTGGGCCCTTTTGGACATTTTAAGTTCAGCGAATGGAGTTTAGAGTAGAACTGGTTAAAATGAGTCTCTCTTCCTTTGGAATCTCTTGTGTAATCTGACCCACTGTTGATTTGAAATAGAAGGAGCTCCTTCAGTGTTGGCATTGAACCGTCGGAACAGTTAAGTGGTCCACTGGGAGGATTTTCATCGTCCAATCTAACACTGGGAGGCGACATTGCACAGCAGTCAGAGTTCATAGAACCCTCGGGCATTCTTCTGTGTTCTTAACTTGTTCGTCAGTTTAAGTGGATTAAGGTTCACTTCTGTTCGCTGGAATTTCGGATGCAATAGCACCTTCTTGGCGACCACTTTTTAGCCAGCAGGTTAAGTGTCTCGCAGATTTTCGTCAAACATTTTCGTTCAGACCTGAGAGATATGTCACAGCGAGCCATATTtgatgcgtgatgtattgtgtaaaaaaattccatctcacacggcataaataaatccctgcgccttgaatatgtgcgcgatataaattgcataaaaaaatttaaaaacaaatccctacgcttagaactgtacccacggaatacgcgcgatataagcctcatattgattgattgattgaaacctCCAACCAGAGAGCAGATTGAGTTAGTCGATGTCACTTCAAAATCGAGCAAAACGGTTAATCAGTGCTCAATTTGGGTTAGGAGTGGTATGTCATATAACACTAGTTTGTTTGATCAGTCCTGAATtcgaaagtccaacaaatggtgtactcgcctttggctagtaatTCTGAAAATTTACAAGCCAGatagcaaactttactagccaaaccaacaatttgtttcagcaactgtCCTCGCATTTgacgagtagatgaacattatattttctactcgccagttacatgtttctactccatggcgagtaaaatactcgcaaCTTTCAGGCCTGTTGATGGGTATGGCATGTTTATATCGACGTGCCTTTTcttattaaaaacaagaaattcctccgaggtaggaaaaacacccccgtccttaccattctcactgccaccaactgagaaggttatttccctttgaccattaatatgtccctctataagtccttgtagaatcttaatccaccaataactccctaaccgtgtgtttgactggtcccaatttttgtaaggaccgtctcaggaatgtatagaacctgttcaccaagtttggtgacgatcggtccgttcattcttgagatctatatgcgaacacaaacacacaaacacacaaacaaacaaacaaacacatcgaccgaatcctatacacacccctataccgggggtgtaaaaaatgAAGTCCTCACGGGGGGCTGCAATACCCTGATTCATTGGACAACACTGAGCCCTGTCTGCGAGTCGACAACTGAGGGACGTAACCATGTTTTAACAAACTTCCGAGGGTTGATCCAGAGTTATCGGTCGTTATCTCCACAGATCGAGAGTTGCAGTCGTCTGGAGATGTAGAACCTGAAGAGTTAGTATCTGTTGCATCAGAATCTGATGTGGAATTTGTTCCAGTGATATCGTTTGAGAATTGGAGTGGCTTCGGTGTTGGTTTTAAACCGTCGGAACCATTTAGCTGTTCGCAACGAGGATATTCGTCGTCCAATCGCACATAAGGATTCACCATTGGGCGGCTGTTTGGGTTCACAACGCCCTCGGGTCGTGTTCCGTTCTCTTGTCTGTCGCTTTCAGTGGATAAAGGTATGTTGCCTTGAACTTCTTTTGAAATATAGTCTGGTTCACTTCGGTTCGTAGGAGTTTCAACTAATTTATTGTCCTTTTCACTTTCGTTCGTGGAACGTCCGTTTGGACTATCGTCTGCGTCTTTCTCGTTCGTCAGAGTTGCTTCGTCCCTTTTTAGTCCATTTTGACTCCCTTGAAAACAATGAACTCTGTCTGTAACTGTATGAGCTGAATGTTGGCCATAGTCTGGTTCTGGGTGCTCTCTTGTCATCCTGACTTCTGTCGTGGGCGTAGTAGTCGAGTCTTCTTCTGGTAAgcttttctctaccgctgtggtGGCGACGTATGCGGGTAACGCAGTGCCTCGCGTATTTTCCGACGATGAGTCATCACTGTTTAAACTACGCGAAAGCGGCGGTTCTGTAGGGTTCGTGTCTCCAAAAGACAGCATGTCCTGTACGTATCCAGACTTTAAAGCAGAGTCTGCTTTCTGTACGTCTGAAGACAACCCTGTTCCCACTGCGATCACAGTGATGTTCGGAGAAGGCCGAGAGAGGGCGTCCAATTCAAACGTTACAGTGTTAGCTTGAGATGCCGTGTCCTCGACGTTTCCATTCAGAGTTGTGGCTGTAACATTTCCAGATGTCTGACTGCTCGAGTCTTCCCCAGAAGAAGTTGTGTCAGCACTGCAAAGGCTACCCACAGAAGACGCCGAAGATGAATCCACGCTTGCGCCACTGGATTCCTGGCTTACCCCGTCGTCCTTGGTCCAGGTATGTGGGGAAGCTGTTACCTCGTACACCTGAACCTCAAGCTCTTGCAAGGGTGCTGGTTGTGGTGGCGGTGATCGGTTTGTTGCCACCTGTACGTACGCCGTTGACAAAATGGACGAGCTCGCTTCAATCGATGCACTCGAAGGGGCACCGCTTGCATGTTCAACGGGGAGTTCGCCAAATCCGGAGACTTCTCCACGCGACCGGTCCAGCATGGCGTCAGCGAGAGGCTCAGCATCATGTTTCTGTTCGTCAGAAAGTGCAATCCCAAGATAGTCCAGGTAGTTTGTCACAGGTTGCTGAGGACTCCCTACACCACAAGGATtagcaggctgttgattttccGCAAGGTTCTTGGGGCGAGGATGAATATTTTCAGCGGTTACTGGAGCGGCTGTAGGCACGAAAGGGATTTCTCTGACCTGGTCTGCGTGTAGCGGACTGTTATGCCCGCGTCCAGATGTCTCGTCTGTTGGTGGTGGTAG is from Littorina saxatilis isolate snail1 linkage group LG5, US_GU_Lsax_2.0, whole genome shotgun sequence and encodes:
- the LOC138967200 gene encoding platelet binding protein GspB-like; the encoded protein is MSDDDCGTKKKVRVTGLHADVNYTVSMQFRPEGGKYWSEDAVSSNTTSEDVPSGAPEVTAGSYEIFFRDGNYELTVYWKALEPQYRNGKLTNYKVVVTRSDQSQIFSTETTADVLSATIPHFQPTSGGNACVSAATSKGYSSETNCITILTSKDDPKVPSPPEEVTVEYMASTNSSVLRWHDVTPMAISATGDHFAVFWCRGTLSGPPVKCLSDLNWTKLDNISATSYTVDALRSLGSLEDQTTWRFGVARNIGNLSRGISWNKCSFRDDAEKRVPNIAPSSKGGEISVTLTVMCDVPYFSQRPVRQEIYVTRMTSSFGGSDCTKGHKVDVNFNPDLSRTVVVKDNLTLNSVYSVCARTYFANNGNGVVSGPSNVSLTEIAVSGQDDSVLHRAIAGSVSVALVMAVLFCVWLFWKKGKRARHKFTTSVDDDVFEIKRPRRGRRPSPPGEGFSNGSFTPTITTIEHTQPNAPPANLPPPTDETSGRGHNSPLHADQVREIPFVPTAAPVTAENIHPRPKNLAENQQPANPCGVGSPQQPVTNYLDYLGIALSDEQKHDAEPLADAMLDRSRGEVSGFGELPVEHASGAPSSASIEASSSILSTAYVQVATNRSPPPQPAPLQELEVQVYEVTASPHTWTKDDGVSQESSGASVDSSSASSVGSLCSADTTSSGEDSSSQTSGNVTATTLNGNVEDTASQANTVTFELDALSRPSPNITVIAVGTGLSSDVQKADSALKSGYVQDMLSFGDTNPTEPPLSRSLNSDDSSSENTRGTALPAYVATTAVEKSLPEEDSTTTPTTEVRMTREHPEPDYGQHSAHTVTDRVHCFQGSQNGLKRDEATLTNEKDADDSPNGRSTNESEKDNKLVETPTNRSEPDYISKEVQGNIPLSTESDRQENGTRPEGVVNPNSRPMVNPYVRLDDEYPRCEQLNGSDGLKPTPKPLQFSNDITGTNSTSDSDATDTNSSGSTSPDDCNSRSVEITTDNSGSTLGSLLKHGYVPQLSTRRQGSVLSNESGYCSPP